In Crassostrea angulata isolate pt1a10 chromosome 4, ASM2561291v2, whole genome shotgun sequence, one genomic interval encodes:
- the LOC128180198 gene encoding uncharacterized protein LOC128180198 isoform X2, producing MDRDFYILLVLVLLQYQMCECGNRYCKEAVNSVEIVTACPTSKTEWEIAARKKNCERIASRQKCDSRERFKYHCVINGFRNKMVEVCAPLRIIFGHCTEFNIHGGVIQNQRSTLCNDTFPKCDLVYNSSDAYKFTDCYKLVTNGENLSTTPKYASTSSTSGSIINIKPGSVETLIIIAAVHLVLFLIFIIIVAFSNYKFFPCCSLTRQPTSSCSHRL from the exons ATGGACAGGGATTTCTACATTCTTCTCGTTCTGGTTTTGCTGCAATATCAG ATGTGTGAATGTGGAAACCGATACTGTAAAGAAGCCGTCAACAGTGTAGAAATTGTTACAGCTTGTCCAACTTCGAAGACAGAGTGGGAAATTGCTGCCCgtaaaaagaactgtgaaagaATAGCATCCAGGCAAAAGTGTGATTCTCGTGAAAGATTTAAGTACCACTGTGTTATCAACGGATTCAGAAATAAAATGGTGGAAGTGTGTGCACCTTTAAGAATAATTTTCG GACATTGCACAGAGTTTAATATTCATGGTGGAGTAATTCAAAATCAGAGGTCGACTCTCTGCAACGATACCTTTCCCAAATGTGACTTGGTCTATAATTCATCGGATGCGTACAAAT TTACTGATTGCTATAAGCTTGTAACAAACGGTGAGAATTTATCCACAACGCCAAAATATGCATCAACATCATCGACATCTGGaagtataataaatattaaacctGGCTCTGT GGAAACATTGATCATTATAGCAGCTGTTCATTTGGTCTTGTTCCTGATTTTTATAATAATCGTAGCATTCAGTAATTATA aattCTTCCCATGCTGCTCGCTTACACGCCAACCTACA
- the LOC128180198 gene encoding uncharacterized protein LOC128180198 isoform X3, with amino-acid sequence MLSNNNMDRDFYILLVLVLLQYQMCECGNRYCKEAVNSVEIVTACPTSKTEWEIAARKKNCERIASRQKCDSRERFKYHCVINGFRNKMVEVCAPLRIIFVTDCYKLVTNGENLSTTPKYASTSSTSGSIINIKPGSVETLIIIAAVHLVLFLIFIIIVAFSNYKFFPCCSLTRQPTSSCSHRL; translated from the exons ATGCTATCT AATAATAATATGGACAGGGATTTCTACATTCTTCTCGTTCTGGTTTTGCTGCAATATCAG ATGTGTGAATGTGGAAACCGATACTGTAAAGAAGCCGTCAACAGTGTAGAAATTGTTACAGCTTGTCCAACTTCGAAGACAGAGTGGGAAATTGCTGCCCgtaaaaagaactgtgaaagaATAGCATCCAGGCAAAAGTGTGATTCTCGTGAAAGATTTAAGTACCACTGTGTTATCAACGGATTCAGAAATAAAATGGTGGAAGTGTGTGCACCTTTAAGAATAATTTTCG TTACTGATTGCTATAAGCTTGTAACAAACGGTGAGAATTTATCCACAACGCCAAAATATGCATCAACATCATCGACATCTGGaagtataataaatattaaacctGGCTCTGT GGAAACATTGATCATTATAGCAGCTGTTCATTTGGTCTTGTTCCTGATTTTTATAATAATCGTAGCATTCAGTAATTATA aattCTTCCCATGCTGCTCGCTTACACGCCAACCTACA
- the LOC128180198 gene encoding uncharacterized protein LOC128180198 isoform X1 has protein sequence MLSNNNMDRDFYILLVLVLLQYQMCECGNRYCKEAVNSVEIVTACPTSKTEWEIAARKKNCERIASRQKCDSRERFKYHCVINGFRNKMVEVCAPLRIIFGHCTEFNIHGGVIQNQRSTLCNDTFPKCDLVYNSSDAYKFTDCYKLVTNGENLSTTPKYASTSSTSGSIINIKPGSVETLIIIAAVHLVLFLIFIIIVAFSNYKFFPCCSLTRQPTSSCSHRL, from the exons ATGCTATCT AATAATAATATGGACAGGGATTTCTACATTCTTCTCGTTCTGGTTTTGCTGCAATATCAG ATGTGTGAATGTGGAAACCGATACTGTAAAGAAGCCGTCAACAGTGTAGAAATTGTTACAGCTTGTCCAACTTCGAAGACAGAGTGGGAAATTGCTGCCCgtaaaaagaactgtgaaagaATAGCATCCAGGCAAAAGTGTGATTCTCGTGAAAGATTTAAGTACCACTGTGTTATCAACGGATTCAGAAATAAAATGGTGGAAGTGTGTGCACCTTTAAGAATAATTTTCG GACATTGCACAGAGTTTAATATTCATGGTGGAGTAATTCAAAATCAGAGGTCGACTCTCTGCAACGATACCTTTCCCAAATGTGACTTGGTCTATAATTCATCGGATGCGTACAAAT TTACTGATTGCTATAAGCTTGTAACAAACGGTGAGAATTTATCCACAACGCCAAAATATGCATCAACATCATCGACATCTGGaagtataataaatattaaacctGGCTCTGT GGAAACATTGATCATTATAGCAGCTGTTCATTTGGTCTTGTTCCTGATTTTTATAATAATCGTAGCATTCAGTAATTATA aattCTTCCCATGCTGCTCGCTTACACGCCAACCTACA